One Massilia sp. 9096 genomic window carries:
- a CDS encoding ATPase domain-containing protein, with translation MSIQNTSSTAFISTGISGLDNVLGGGLTKDRLYLVEGDPGAGKTTLALQYLAEGAARGETVLYITLAETEVELRAVAMAHGMSLDGVTVHEVIPEESLLDPSDQYTVLHPSEVELGETNNMILALVEKLNPTRVVLDSLSELQLLSGSPLRYRRHVLALKQYFARRSCTAILLDDKTSLKGDQQVRSIAHCVISLQHADSEYGAERRMVRVLKYRGVAFRRGPHDYSIVTGGLVVYPRIVAAESREVTRRAQVGSGLPALDMLLGGGIEEGSSTLISGPPGTGKSSVAVQFVKAITDRGERAAMFLFEESFNTMLNRSEGIGIDLHTPYESGALTVHQIDPAEMSPGEFSHAVCGAADRGAKVVVIDSLNGYMNAMPEAGFLSTHLHEILTYLGQRGVVTFLVGVQQGIVGSTMSTGMDVSYMADNVVILRYFEAQGAVEKAISVFKKRGGAHETTLRRFAITPRGIALGPVLSNFQGILTGVPTILADQDDTPS, from the coding sequence ATGAGTATCCAGAACACCTCCAGCACGGCCTTCATCTCGACCGGCATTTCCGGCCTCGACAACGTGCTGGGCGGCGGCCTGACCAAGGACAGGCTGTACCTGGTCGAAGGCGACCCCGGCGCCGGCAAGACCACGCTGGCGCTGCAGTACCTGGCCGAGGGGGCGGCGCGCGGCGAGACCGTGCTGTACATCACCCTGGCCGAGACCGAGGTCGAATTGCGCGCCGTGGCGATGGCGCATGGCATGTCGCTCGACGGCGTCACCGTGCACGAGGTGATTCCCGAGGAAAGCCTGCTCGATCCGAGCGACCAGTACACCGTGCTGCATCCGTCCGAAGTCGAGCTGGGCGAAACCAACAACATGATCCTGGCGCTGGTCGAAAAGCTGAACCCGACCCGCGTCGTGCTCGATTCGCTGTCCGAGCTGCAGCTCCTGTCGGGCAGCCCCTTGCGCTACCGGCGCCACGTGCTGGCGCTCAAGCAGTACTTCGCCAGGCGTTCCTGCACCGCCATCTTGCTCGACGACAAGACGTCGCTCAAGGGCGACCAGCAGGTGCGCAGCATCGCCCATTGCGTGATCTCGCTGCAGCACGCCGATTCCGAATACGGCGCCGAGCGGCGCATGGTGCGGGTGCTGAAGTACCGCGGCGTCGCGTTCCGGCGCGGGCCGCACGACTATTCGATCGTCACCGGCGGCCTGGTGGTCTATCCGCGCATCGTCGCGGCCGAATCGCGCGAAGTCACGCGCCGCGCCCAGGTCGGCAGCGGCTTGCCGGCGCTCGACATGCTGCTCGGCGGCGGCATCGAGGAAGGCTCGAGCACGCTGATCTCGGGACCGCCCGGCACCGGCAAGTCGAGCGTCGCTGTGCAGTTCGTCAAAGCCATCACCGACCGGGGCGAACGCGCCGCCATGTTCCTGTTCGAGGAATCGTTCAACACGATGCTCAACCGCAGCGAAGGCATCGGCATCGACCTGCACACGCCGTACGAATCGGGCGCCCTGACCGTGCACCAGATCGATCCGGCCGAGATGTCGCCGGGCGAATTCAGCCACGCCGTGTGCGGCGCCGCCGACCGCGGCGCGAAAGTCGTCGTCATCGACAGCCTGAACGGCTACATGAACGCGATGCCGGAAGCGGGCTTCCTGTCGACCCACCTGCACGAGATCCTGACCTACCTGGGCCAGCGCGGCGTCGTCACCTTCCTGGTCGGGGTCCAGCAGGGCATCGTCGGCAGCACCATGTCGACCGGCATGGACGTCAGCTACATGGCGGACAACGTCGTGATCCTGCGCTATTTCGAGGCTCAGGGCGCGGTGGAAAAGGCGATCTCGGTGTTCAAGAAGCGCGGCGGCGCGCACGAGACCACGCTGCGCCGGTTCGCGATCACGCCGCGCGGGATCGCGCTCGGGCCGGTGCTCAGCAACTTCCAGGGCATCCTGACCGGCGTACCGACCATCCTGGCCGACCAGGACGACACACCGTCGTGA
- a CDS encoding penicillin-binding protein 1A: protein MKASQNGPASPAPQPPSNQPRPKRTTKRILLTLLALLSGLALCGVLVVVFALAMAYPNLPALDTLTDYRPKMPLRIFTADNVLIGEFGEERRTLVHFKDIPDVMKKAVLAIEDDRYYEHGGIDYLGILRAALHNATGGARQGASTITQQVARNFFLSSEQTIKRKAYEALLAYKIEKNLSKDQILEVYMNQIYLGQRAFGFASAAQIYFGKDLKDISVAEAAMLAGLPKAPSAYNPVVNPKRARQRQQYILLRMHDLGYITDAQYAQAKDEDLKIKTDSTAFGVHAEYVAEMARQLVYEQFKEDTYTRGLNVFTTITKVDQDAAYLALRRGVMEYERRHPYRGPEKYIDLGGSKGDADEAIEAELAEHPDSDDIVAAVVLAASPTQVRAVLASGEEIAISGPGLVFAREWLSPKASETRRIRRGAVIRVSQDGGSAWAITQLPDVESAFVAVDPNDGAIQALVGGFDFNRSKFNHVTQAWRQPGSSFKPFIYSAALERGLSPATLINDAPISFDAGSTGGQAWEPKNYDNQYEGPMTMRRGLMKSKNMISIRILNKIGARYGQEYATRFGFDPDKNPPYLTLALGAGATNPLQMAGAYSVFANGGYRINPYLISKVTDADGKVLSEARPERAGVEANRVIDERNAWLMDSMLKDVAHHGTAAKAGLVLKRPDIAGKTGTTNDSMDAWFAGYQPHLVGIAWIGYDTPRNLGNKETGGGLALPIWIGFMQQALKTEPVAERPVPGGLVLVGDEYYYAENPPGTGVQSLDVGIPAATEQKQRDAVRNELF from the coding sequence ATGAAAGCTTCCCAGAACGGGCCGGCCTCGCCTGCCCCGCAGCCGCCGTCGAACCAGCCCCGCCCCAAGCGCACCACCAAACGCATTCTTCTCACCCTGCTGGCCCTGCTCTCCGGCCTGGCGCTGTGCGGCGTGCTGGTGGTCGTGTTCGCGCTGGCGATGGCCTACCCGAACCTGCCCGCACTCGACACCCTGACCGACTACCGCCCCAAGATGCCGCTGCGGATTTTCACCGCGGATAACGTCCTGATCGGCGAATTCGGCGAGGAGCGCCGCACCCTGGTGCACTTCAAGGACATCCCCGACGTGATGAAGAAGGCCGTGCTGGCGATCGAGGACGACCGCTATTACGAGCACGGCGGCATCGATTACCTGGGCATCCTGCGCGCGGCGCTGCACAACGCGACCGGCGGTGCGCGCCAGGGCGCTTCCACCATCACCCAGCAGGTGGCGCGCAACTTCTTCCTGTCGAGCGAACAGACCATCAAGCGCAAGGCCTACGAGGCGCTGCTGGCCTACAAGATCGAGAAGAACCTGAGCAAGGACCAGATCCTCGAGGTCTACATGAACCAGATCTACCTGGGCCAGCGCGCCTTCGGTTTCGCCTCGGCGGCCCAGATCTACTTCGGCAAGGACCTGAAAGACATCAGCGTCGCCGAAGCAGCGATGCTGGCCGGCCTGCCCAAGGCGCCGTCGGCCTACAACCCGGTGGTCAACCCGAAGCGCGCGCGCCAGCGCCAGCAGTACATCCTGCTGCGCATGCACGACCTGGGCTACATCACCGACGCCCAGTACGCCCAGGCCAAGGACGAGGATCTCAAGATCAAGACCGACAGCACGGCCTTCGGCGTGCATGCCGAGTACGTGGCCGAGATGGCGCGCCAGCTGGTGTACGAGCAGTTCAAGGAAGACACCTACACGCGCGGCCTGAACGTGTTCACCACCATCACCAAGGTCGACCAGGACGCCGCCTACCTGGCGCTGCGCCGCGGCGTGATGGAGTACGAGCGCCGCCATCCGTACCGCGGCCCGGAAAAATACATCGACCTGGGCGGCAGCAAGGGCGACGCCGACGAGGCGATCGAAGCCGAGCTGGCCGAGCATCCGGACTCGGACGACATCGTCGCCGCCGTCGTGCTGGCCGCTTCGCCGACGCAGGTGCGCGCGGTGCTGGCCTCGGGTGAGGAGATCGCGATTTCCGGCCCGGGCCTGGTATTCGCGCGCGAGTGGCTCTCGCCCAAGGCCTCGGAAACGCGCCGCATCCGCCGCGGCGCCGTGATCCGCGTCAGCCAGGACGGCGGCTCGGCCTGGGCCATCACCCAGCTGCCGGACGTCGAGTCGGCCTTCGTCGCGGTCGATCCGAACGACGGCGCGATCCAGGCGCTGGTCGGCGGCTTCGACTTCAACCGCAGCAAGTTCAACCACGTCACCCAGGCCTGGCGCCAGCCCGGCTCCTCGTTCAAGCCGTTCATCTATTCGGCGGCGCTGGAACGCGGCCTGTCGCCGGCCACCCTGATCAACGACGCCCCGATCTCGTTCGACGCCGGCTCGACCGGCGGCCAGGCCTGGGAGCCGAAGAACTACGACAACCAGTACGAAGGCCCGATGACGATGCGGCGCGGCCTGATGAAGTCGAAGAACATGATCTCGATCCGCATCCTGAACAAGATCGGCGCACGCTACGGCCAGGAATACGCGACCCGCTTCGGCTTCGATCCGGACAAGAACCCGCCCTACCTCACGCTGGCGCTGGGCGCGGGCGCCACCAATCCGCTGCAGATGGCCGGCGCCTATTCGGTGTTCGCCAACGGCGGCTACCGCATCAATCCCTACCTGATCTCGAAGGTGACCGATGCCGACGGCAAGGTGCTGTCGGAGGCGCGTCCCGAGCGCGCCGGCGTGGAAGCCAACCGCGTGATCGACGAGCGCAACGCCTGGCTGATGGACAGCATGCTCAAGGACGTGGCGCACCACGGCACCGCGGCCAAGGCCGGCCTGGTGCTCAAGCGCCCGGACATCGCCGGCAAGACCGGCACCACCAACGATTCGATGGACGCCTGGTTCGCCGGCTACCAGCCGCACCTGGTGGGCATCGCCTGGATCGGCTACGACACGCCGCGCAACCTGGGCAACAAGGAAACCGGCGGCGGCCTGGCGCTGCCGATCTGGATCGGCTTCATGCAGCAGGCGCTGAAGACCGAACCGGTGGCCGAGCGTCCGGTGCCGGGTGGGCTGGTGCTGGTCGGCGACGAGTACTACTATGCCGAGAACCCGCCGGGCACGGGCGTGCAGTCGCTCGACGTCGGCATTCCTGCGGCGACCGAGCAGAAGCAGCGCGATGCGGTGAGGAACGAGTTGTTTTGA
- a CDS encoding pilus assembly protein PilM yields the protein MISLGSLFGQSNPPLVGLDISTSGVRLVELADAGKGELRLERYASEPLPRGTVVDGNIENIEAVSDAVLRVWKKSGTKAKHVALGMPPAAVITKKIILPAGLAEDQLEVQVESEASQYIPFALDEVSLDFDVIGAAPNAPDDMEVMLAAARREKVEDRVAIAEAAGLTATVMDIESYAARAALERVIAAAPGAAGNANGRIVALFQIGAQVTHISVLQNGETIYEREQPFGGNQLTQDIVRSYGLSYEEAETRKKGGDLPDNYRNDLLNPFLENAALEVTRAIQFFFTSTPYTRIDQIWLAGGCALLPGLLDIIAGRTRIATGVVEPFKGMQLGPGVREQQLRNEAPGYLVACGLALRRFG from the coding sequence GTGATCAGTCTAGGTTCCTTGTTCGGACAGTCCAACCCGCCATTGGTCGGGCTCGACATCAGTACGTCCGGCGTGCGCCTGGTGGAGCTGGCCGACGCCGGCAAGGGCGAGCTGCGCCTGGAGCGCTACGCGTCGGAGCCGCTGCCGCGCGGGACCGTCGTGGACGGTAATATCGAGAACATCGAGGCGGTGTCGGACGCCGTGCTGCGCGTCTGGAAAAAAAGCGGCACCAAGGCCAAGCACGTGGCGCTGGGCATGCCGCCGGCCGCCGTCATCACCAAGAAGATCATCCTGCCGGCCGGGCTGGCCGAAGACCAGCTCGAAGTGCAGGTCGAATCCGAGGCAAGCCAGTATATCCCGTTCGCGCTGGACGAGGTCAGCCTCGACTTCGACGTGATCGGCGCGGCGCCGAACGCCCCCGACGATATGGAAGTCATGCTGGCCGCGGCCCGGCGCGAGAAGGTCGAGGACCGCGTCGCGATCGCCGAAGCGGCCGGCTTGACGGCCACCGTGATGGACATCGAGTCGTATGCCGCGCGCGCGGCGCTGGAGCGCGTGATCGCGGCCGCGCCGGGCGCCGCGGGTAACGCCAACGGACGGATCGTCGCCTTGTTCCAGATCGGCGCCCAGGTCACCCACATCTCGGTGCTGCAGAACGGCGAAACGATCTACGAACGCGAACAGCCTTTCGGCGGCAACCAGCTGACCCAGGACATCGTGCGCAGCTACGGCCTCTCGTACGAGGAAGCCGAGACGCGCAAGAAGGGCGGCGACCTGCCCGACAACTACCGTAACGATTTGCTCAATCCATTTCTAGAGAACGCGGCGCTCGAAGTCACGCGCGCGATCCAGTTCTTCTTCACCTCGACCCCGTACACGCGCATCGACCAGATCTGGCTGGCCGGCGGTTGCGCGCTGCTGCCCGGCCTGCTCGACATCATCGCCGGGCGCACCCGCATCGCCACCGGCGTGGTCGAGCCGTTCAAGGGCATGCAGCTGGGCCCGGGCGTGCGCGAGCAGCAGCTGCGCAACGAGGCGCCGGGCTACCTGGTCGCGTGCGGCCTGGCGCTGCGGAGGTTTGGCTGA
- a CDS encoding PilN domain-containing protein yields MIRINLLPHREAKRKQKQAAFVALMALGGLAGVALVLVIGGYNASRIATQNERNLVLKNANAELDTKIKKIANLKSEIEALKARQQAVEDLQGDRNQPVYLLDELVRQMPEGVYLKSFKQDGQRVVLNGYAQSQERVAELLRNLAGNSPWLERPDLSEVRASTLAQGKSARKVVEFTLAVAIKRARDKDGDVKKDGDAKKDGDTKPAGAKT; encoded by the coding sequence ATGATCCGGATTAACCTGCTCCCGCACCGGGAAGCGAAACGCAAGCAGAAGCAGGCCGCCTTCGTGGCCCTGATGGCGCTCGGCGGCCTGGCCGGCGTCGCGCTGGTGCTGGTGATCGGCGGCTACAACGCCAGCCGCATCGCCACCCAGAACGAACGCAACCTGGTGCTCAAGAACGCCAACGCCGAACTCGACACCAAGATCAAGAAGATCGCCAACCTCAAGTCGGAGATCGAAGCGCTGAAGGCGCGCCAGCAGGCCGTCGAAGACCTGCAGGGCGACCGCAACCAGCCGGTCTACCTGCTCGACGAACTGGTGCGCCAGATGCCGGAAGGCGTCTACCTGAAAAGCTTCAAGCAGGACGGCCAGCGCGTGGTGCTCAACGGTTATGCGCAGTCGCAGGAACGGGTCGCCGAACTGCTGCGCAACCTGGCCGGCAATTCGCCCTGGCTGGAGCGTCCCGACCTGAGCGAAGTGCGCGCGTCGACCCTCGCGCAGGGCAAGAGCGCACGCAAGGTCGTGGAATTCACGCTGGCCGTGGCGATCAAGCGCGCGCGCGACAAGGATGGCGACGTCAAGAAGGACGGCGATGCCAAAAAGGACGGCGACACCAAGCCGGCCGGAGCCAAGACATGA
- a CDS encoding type 4a pilus biogenesis protein PilO codes for MNIDVKQLGADLAAQFQGLQGRPPGLWPLAPRLLCAAGVMAAVLGLGYFFYWSGQFEEQDTLAAQETQLRDSYKQKMAQAINLDALEAQQQQVNRYVERLEKQLPSKAEMAALLSDINQAGLGRGLQFELFKPGQVLVKDYYAELPIDIKVTGSYHDIGEFAADMAKMPRIVTLNNLSLNTGTNGTLSLDAIAKTFRYLDQDELEAQAKARKAKKAKGGADKEKA; via the coding sequence ATGAATATCGACGTGAAACAACTGGGCGCCGACCTGGCGGCCCAGTTCCAGGGCCTGCAGGGCCGCCCGCCCGGCCTGTGGCCGCTGGCGCCGCGCCTGCTGTGCGCGGCCGGCGTCATGGCCGCCGTGCTCGGCCTGGGCTATTTCTTTTATTGGAGCGGCCAGTTCGAGGAGCAGGACACCCTGGCCGCCCAGGAGACCCAGCTGCGCGACAGCTACAAGCAGAAGATGGCGCAGGCGATCAACCTGGACGCGCTGGAAGCCCAGCAGCAGCAGGTCAACCGCTACGTCGAGCGCCTCGAGAAGCAGCTGCCGAGCAAGGCCGAGATGGCCGCGCTGCTGTCGGACATCAACCAGGCGGGCCTCGGGCGCGGCCTGCAGTTCGAGCTGTTCAAGCCGGGCCAGGTGCTGGTCAAGGATTACTACGCCGAGCTGCCGATCGACATCAAGGTCACCGGCAGCTACCACGACATCGGCGAATTCGCCGCCGACATGGCCAAGATGCCGCGCATCGTCACGCTCAACAACCTGTCCCTGAACACCGGGACCAACGGCACGCTGTCGCTGGACGCCATCGCCAAGACCTTCCGCTACCTCGACCAGGACGAGCTCGAGGCCCAGGCCAAGGCGCGCAAGGCCAAGAAGGCCAAGGGCGGCGCCGACAAGGAGAAGGCATGA
- a CDS encoding pilus assembly protein PilP, with amino-acid sequence MSRTAIAMTAAMLAATLLAGCDSDEREVRDWMAEVQRDTKPTVKPLAEPKDFIPYAYGAKGETDPFSPNKLMTELAKADVASADPNKPDLQRTRELLETFPLDTMHMVGTMAKGGASYALVQIDRSLYQVKPGQRIGQNFGVVTRVSDDAVNIREVVQDAAGEWVERMATLELQSKETGK; translated from the coding sequence ATGAGCCGCACCGCCATCGCAATGACGGCCGCCATGCTGGCGGCAACCCTGCTGGCCGGCTGCGACAGCGACGAGCGCGAGGTGCGCGACTGGATGGCCGAAGTCCAGCGCGATACCAAGCCGACCGTCAAGCCGCTGGCCGAGCCGAAGGATTTCATCCCCTACGCCTACGGCGCCAAGGGCGAGACCGACCCGTTCAGCCCGAACAAGCTGATGACCGAGCTGGCCAAGGCCGACGTGGCCTCGGCCGACCCCAACAAACCCGACCTGCAGCGCACGCGCGAACTGCTCGAGACCTTCCCGCTCGACACCATGCACATGGTGGGCACGATGGCGAAGGGCGGCGCCAGCTACGCGCTGGTGCAGATCGACCGCTCGCTGTACCAGGTCAAGCCCGGCCAGCGCATCGGTCAGAACTTTGGCGTCGTCACCCGCGTGAGCGACGATGCCGTGAATATCCGTGAAGTGGTGCAGGATGCCGCCGGCGAGTGGGTCGAGCGCATGGCGACACTGGAGCTGCAAAGCAAGGAGACAGGAAAATGA
- the pilQ gene encoding type IV pilus secretin PilQ — protein MTRLGRMALALLLTLPALRALAEDNAIESISANQQGGNVVIRVAMKEALPKPPIGFSITNPSRIALDFGATANATGKNVQDINLGDVRGVNVVQAGERTRLVLNLARPLSYATAIDGKSVIVTVEGSGAGAQATTRASEPAGAPARAGAAPARNQLRDIDFRRGSNGEGRVVVDLPNGQVAVDVRQSGNQILVDFLNSGVPPTLRRRLDVSDFGTPVSRITTTPQGDRVHMVVEAQGNWEQSVYQSDTQLVLDVKPVKDNPNRPAGGGDGQAYRGEKLSFNFQNVEVRAALQAIADISGLNIITSDSVAGNLTLRLKDVPWDQALDVVLQAKGLDMRRNGNVLWIAPKEELLTKEKLELEQKAQISDLEPLRSEIFQLNYQKAEAFRTVFGLDQNGAAAGGADNRNRVLSKRGSAIIDARTNQLFVTDIGAKIEDIRKLIQKVDVATKQVLVEARLVEANDGFSRNLGAKLGFADLRTLRGGDSGYQVSGNQRVAVGGNLTGVGQITGQTPDKGDGYTNSTLVNLPAAGINGADAPSIAFSLFSSAANRFLNLELSALEADGKGKIISSPRVVTEDNVPAIIEQGVELPYQNATSSGATSVQFRKASLKLEVTPQITPDGNVVLDVDVAKDSQGANTTAGPAINTQHVRTKVMVENGGTVVLGGIYQQTQTTDTNKVPLVGDIPVLGNLFKNTQRVDNKTELLVFITPKIVAERLQNGH, from the coding sequence ATGACCCGACTTGGACGCATGGCGCTGGCCCTGCTGTTGACCCTGCCCGCCCTGCGCGCGCTGGCCGAGGACAACGCGATCGAATCGATCAGCGCCAACCAGCAGGGCGGCAACGTCGTGATCCGGGTGGCGATGAAGGAAGCGCTGCCCAAGCCGCCGATCGGCTTTTCGATCACCAATCCGTCGCGCATCGCGCTCGACTTCGGCGCCACCGCGAACGCCACCGGCAAGAACGTCCAGGACATCAACCTGGGCGACGTGCGCGGCGTGAACGTGGTGCAGGCCGGCGAGCGCACCCGCCTCGTGCTGAACCTGGCGCGTCCGCTGAGCTACGCCACCGCGATCGACGGCAAGTCGGTGATCGTGACCGTGGAAGGCTCGGGCGCGGGCGCGCAGGCGACCACGCGTGCGAGCGAACCGGCGGGCGCACCGGCGCGCGCGGGTGCGGCGCCTGCGCGAAATCAGTTGCGCGACATCGACTTCCGCCGCGGCAGCAACGGCGAAGGCCGCGTCGTGGTCGACCTGCCCAACGGCCAGGTCGCGGTCGACGTACGCCAGTCCGGCAACCAGATCCTGGTCGACTTCCTCAACAGCGGCGTGCCGCCGACGCTGCGCCGCCGCCTGGACGTGAGCGACTTCGGCACCCCGGTCTCGCGCATCACCACCACCCCGCAGGGCGACCGCGTGCACATGGTGGTCGAGGCCCAGGGCAACTGGGAACAGAGCGTGTACCAGAGCGACACCCAGCTGGTGCTCGACGTCAAGCCGGTCAAGGACAACCCGAACCGCCCGGCCGGCGGCGGCGACGGCCAGGCCTACCGCGGCGAGAAGCTGTCGTTCAACTTCCAGAACGTGGAGGTGCGCGCGGCGCTGCAGGCGATCGCCGACATCTCCGGCCTGAACATCATTACCAGCGACTCGGTCGCCGGCAACCTGACGCTGCGCCTGAAGGACGTGCCGTGGGACCAGGCGCTCGACGTGGTGCTGCAGGCCAAGGGCCTGGACATGCGCAGGAACGGCAACGTGCTGTGGATCGCGCCCAAGGAAGAGCTGCTGACCAAGGAAAAGCTCGAGCTCGAGCAGAAGGCGCAGATCTCCGACCTGGAGCCGCTGCGTTCCGAGATCTTCCAGCTGAACTACCAGAAGGCCGAAGCCTTCCGCACGGTGTTCGGCCTGGACCAGAACGGCGCGGCCGCCGGCGGCGCCGACAACCGCAACCGCGTGCTGTCCAAGCGCGGCAGCGCGATCATCGACGCGCGCACCAACCAGCTGTTCGTGACCGACATCGGCGCCAAGATCGAGGACATCCGCAAGCTGATCCAGAAGGTCGACGTCGCCACCAAGCAGGTGCTGGTCGAGGCGCGCCTGGTCGAGGCCAACGATGGCTTCTCGCGCAACCTGGGCGCCAAGCTCGGCTTCGCCGACCTGCGCACGCTGCGCGGCGGCGACTCCGGCTACCAGGTCAGCGGCAACCAGCGCGTGGCGGTCGGCGGTAATCTCACCGGCGTGGGCCAGATCACCGGCCAGACCCCGGACAAGGGCGACGGCTACACCAACAGCACGCTGGTCAACCTGCCGGCGGCCGGCATCAACGGCGCCGACGCGCCCAGCATCGCGTTCTCGCTGTTCTCCTCGGCCGCCAACCGCTTCCTGAACCTGGAGCTGTCGGCGCTGGAAGCCGACGGCAAGGGCAAGATCATCTCCAGCCCGCGCGTGGTCACCGAGGACAACGTCCCGGCGATCATCGAGCAGGGCGTCGAGCTGCCGTACCAGAACGCCACCAGCAGCGGCGCGACCTCGGTCCAGTTCCGCAAGGCCAGCCTGAAGCTGGAGGTGACGCCGCAGATCACCCCGGACGGCAACGTCGTGCTGGACGTCGACGTCGCCAAGGATTCGCAGGGCGCCAACACCACCGCCGGCCCGGCGATCAACACCCAGCACGTGCGCACCAAGGTGATGGTCGAGAACGGCGGCACCGTGGTGCTGGGCGGTATCTACCAGCAGACCCAGACCACGGACACCAACAAGGTGCCGCTGGTCGGCGACATCCCGGTGCTGGGCAACCTGTTCAAGAATACCCAGCGGGTCGACAACAAGACCGAGCTGCTGGTCTTCATCACTCCGAAGATCGTGGCCGAACGCCTGCAGAACGGGCACTGA